From Haemorhous mexicanus isolate bHaeMex1 chromosome 13, bHaeMex1.pri, whole genome shotgun sequence, a single genomic window includes:
- the TM2D3 gene encoding TM2 domain-containing protein 3 gives MAARWWRRALRGLCGAALFLSQLSVLSGRAGSLMTTKLSQPQSTLAKSLTSTSTNAPYFKALESTEIPPYLTNCPSNGLCSRLPPDCMTCNTNYSCVYGKTATFDCKVKPHVHCVDENNHEQENFTINMTCQFCWQLATSDYVCTNSTNCMTVSCPRQRYNATCTVRDHIHCLGNRVFPKMLYCNWTGGYKWSTALALSITLGGFGADRFYLGQWREGLGKLFSFGGLGIWTLIDVLLIGVGYVGPADGSLYI, from the exons ATGGCGGCGCGGTGGTGGCGGCGCGCCCTGCGCGGGCTCTGCGGGGCCGCGCTGTTCCTGTCACAGCTCTCCGTCCTCTCGGGTCGAG CGGGATCTTTGATGACGACCAAGCTTTCACAGCCACAGTCTACACTGGCAAAAAGCCTAACTTCAACAAGTACAAATGCTCCCTATTTTAAAGCATTAG AAAGTACAGAAATTCCACCTTACCTGACTAATTGTCCCAGCAACGGGCTTTGCAGTAGGCTGCCACCAGACTGCATGACATGTAACACAAACTATTCCTGTGTATATGGGAAGACAGCAACTTTTGATTGCAAGGTCAAGCCGCATGTTCATTGTGTT GATGAGAATAACCACGAGCAGGAGAACTTTACAATTAACATGACGTGCCAGttttgctggcagctggccacaAGTGATTATGTCTGTACCAATTCCACAAACTGCATGACAGTTTCCTGCCCCCGACAGCGATACAATGCAACTTGCACAGTCCGGGATCACATTCATTGTCTAG GTAACCGTGTCTTTCCTAAGATGCTCTATTGCAACTGGACTGGAGGTTATAAGTGGTCTACTGCCTTGGCACTAAG CATCACCCTTGGTGGATTTGGTGCCGATCGTTTCTATTTGGGTCAGTGGCGGGAAGGTCTGGGAAAACTCTTCAGCTTCGGTGGACTTGGGATATGGACACTAATTGATGTGCTGCTAATAGGTGTTGGCTATGTGGGACCTGCAGATGGATCTCTCTATATTTAA